A genome region from Astyanax mexicanus isolate ESR-SI-001 chromosome 19, AstMex3_surface, whole genome shotgun sequence includes the following:
- the trpm4a gene encoding transient receptor potential cation channel subfamily M member 4a yields the protein MNQSEKEEESARNGSGKGEKDQSWVPKIIKKKVCTTFLEDSQSNGDRCQCGSERAAHSSSATGDFFGSAVVSQWDTAVHTSEYPTDAFGEVEFAGAGRRHSHFLRLSCDTPASLVYSIMTVHWGLPPPNLVVSVMGGGGREKVKSWVRDVLRQGLVLAAQSTGAWIITGGLKEGVGRCVGEAVRDHVAAASSPSQSKVVAIGVSPWGMVANRQQLVNAQGSFPARYYIQNTSHDSCYLDNNYQAFLLVDDGSVGHRGGETNFITNMEDYISNQRTGIWGSGNIEIPVLCMLISGEASVLKRMDMSLKKATPWLVLDGSGPAADMISELLDDLSPAASPADGDVRDSSTAELRNRTKEIIKKHFPAEKVLEKLVDRALSIYQNRALITVFHGDQDSPDDFDTVLLKALVRACRQMSSDASEYTEELKLAVAWNRVDIAKSELFNGDIQWQYEALKDCMTDALVNNKPQFVRVFIENGLNILEYLTYQRLESLYQSLSDSSLAYSLLQKWLRERHSLVAMSPHSPDSPEKKSKKSLKVPPNVRELSLYEVSRLLGELFGGMCQPFYYSVLDLDPGASNRKAAKQLNKLQADGAYGKRSCNHPWASLFIWAVLQNRSEMAIYFWEMAGESVLSALCACKMLRELCKLENETETKLSIKELAQKFETLAHDTFSACYQSSESRSFTLLIRTSPVWGGVTCLQMAMAADARLFFSHDGVQTLLSQIWWGDMNSRTEVWKLVASFLMPPLIYTNLINFREHQVRHTDSLEGPSTATAALSLADLTRHTEEDSRPEDGHHGESDHPDGGGEETPFSLADITQAEEDAEEYAALKKDPKGAKSNLNKHPFMLQRWRQFWFAPVTSFLGNVLMYFLFLFLFAYVLLVEFKPPPPEGPAHIEYLLYFWVFTLVCEEFRQSFFVGNTGLCQSMSLYIQDMWNKFDLTAIMLFCVGLVCRMFPWSYEFGRSVLCVDYMVFTLRLIHIFAINKQLGPKIIIVGKMVKDVFFFLFFLGVWLMAYGVANQALLYSYDPRPYWVFRRVFYRPYLHIYGQIPLDEIDAYRRGDKPCTNNVTLIHEGAEPCPQSEANWLVLILLSVYLLVTNVLLLNLLIAMFSYTFSKVQEHSDVHWKFQRYNLIVEYHSRPCLAPPFIIFSHLHLFIKRSIRKVPSTKIKHFMLELRGRKASRLNTWEAVQKEILLSTQSKKVRDSDTERLKRTSAKVDNVLKQMAEIREHDRRLRMLESEMEFCSSSLQWIMEGLVQSNLIKPTRPPPLLRDMVPTTPSSPT from the exons AGCTGGGTCCCAAAGATCATAAAGAAGAAGGTGTGTACGACATTTCTGGAGGATTCCCAAAG taaTGGAGACCGCTGTCAGTGTGGGAGCGAGCGAGCAGCACACAGCTCCTCGGCTACAGGGGACTTTTTTGGCTCTGCTGTGGTCAGTCAGTGGGACACGGCTGTTCACACGTCTGAATATCCCACTGACGCTTTCGGGGAGGTGGAGTTTGCTGGGGCGGGCCGCAGACACAGTCAT TTTCTGCGTCTATCCTGCGACACCCCGGCCTCGCTTGTCTACAGCATTATGACTGTGCACTGGGGGCTGCCGCCGCCAAACCTGGTGGTGTCTGTGATGGGTGGGGGCGGCAGGGAGAAGGTGAAGAGCTGGGTCCGAGATGTGCTGAGGCAGGGCCTGGTGCTGGCTGCTCAAAGCACAG GTGCATGGATAATAACGGGAGGTCTGAAGGAGGGCGTTGGTCGCTGTGTTGGTGAAGCCGTGCGAGATCATGTCGCTGCAGCCTCGTCACCCTCACAGTCCAAAGTGGTCGCAATTGGCGTATCCCCCTGGGGCATGGTGGCCAACCGCCAACAGCTGGTCAATGCACAG GGCAGTTTCCCAGCAAGATATTATATTCAGAACACGTCACATGACTCCTGCTATCTGGACAATAACTACCAGGCCTTCCTGCTGGTGGACGATGGGAGTGTAGGCCATCGGGGTGGTGAAACCAACTTCATCACAAACATGGAAGACTACATATCTAACCAGCGCACTGGAATCTGGG GTAGTGGTAACATTGAGATCCCAGTGTTATGCATGCTGATTTCTGGAGAGGCATCAGTTCTGAAG agaaTGGACATGTCCTTAAAGAAGGCCACGCCGTGGTTGGTGCTGGATGGTTCTGGGCCGGCTGCTGATATGATCTCTGAGCTGCTGGATGACTTGAGCCCTGCAGCGTCTCCTGCAGATGGAGATGTTCGTGACAGCTCAACCGCTGAGCTCAGAAACAGAACCAAAGAGATCATCAAGAAACACTTCCCAGCTGAGAAAGTCCTAGAGAAGCTAGTGGACAGG GCTCTGAGCATCTATCAGAACAGAGCTCTGATCACTGTGTTTCATGGAGATCAGGATAGCCCAGATGATTTTGATACAGTCCTTTTGAAAGCTCTAGTCAGAG ccTGTAGGCAGATGAGCAGTGACGCCAGTGAGTACACAGAGGAGCTGAAGTTGGCTGTAGCCTGGAACAGAGTGGACATTGCCAAGAGTGAGCTGTTCAATGGTGATATCCAGTGGCAG taTGAGGCCCTGAAGGACTGTATGACCGATGCTCTGGTGAACAATAAGCCCCAGTTTGTTCGAGTCTTCATAGAAAACGGTCTGAACATTTTGGAGTATCTGACTTACCAACGTTTGGAGAGTCTGTACCAGTCTCTGTCTGACAGCTCTCTGGCCTATTCACTGCTGCAGAAGTGGCTGAGAGAGCGTCACAGCCTTGTTGCCATGAGCCCCCACTCCCCTGACTCCCctgagaaaaaaagcaaaaaatctcTGAAGGTGCCGCCCAACGTCCGCGAGCTCAGCCTGTATGAG gtTTCACGGTTATTAGGTGAACTGTTTGGAGGAATGTGTCAGCCTTTTTATTACTCTGTACTTGATCTAGACCCAGGAGCCAGCAACAGGAAAGCTGCAAAG CAATTAAATAAGCTGCAGGCTGACGGTGCGTATGGGAAGCGGTCATGTAACCACCCCTGGGCTTCACTCTTCATCTGGGCTGTTCTGCAGAACCGCAGTGAGATGGCCATCTACTTCTGGGAGATG GCAGGGGAGTCTGTACTGAGTGCTCTGTGTGCATGTAAGATGCTGAGGGAGCTTTGCAAACTGGAGAATGAGACTGAGACAAAGCTCTCCATAAAGGAACTTGCTCAGAAGTTTGAGACACTGGCCCACG ATACGTTCAGTGCTTGTTACCAGAGCAGTGAGAGCCGCTCCTTCACTCTGCTCATCAGAACGTCACCTGTGTGGGGCGGAGTCACCTGTCTGCAGATGGCCATGGCTGCAGATGCCCGGCTTTTCTTCAGTCATGatggtgtgcag ACTCTGCTCTCTCAGATCTGGTGGGGGGATATGAACAGCAGGACAGAAGTGTGGAAGCTGGTCGCGTCGTTCCTGATGCCACCTCTCATCTACACCAACCTCATCAATTTTAG GGAGCATCAGGTCAGACACACAGACAGCCTAGAAGGACCGAGCACAGCCACAGCAGCGTTGTCTCTGGCAGACCTCACCCGCCACAC TGAAGAAGACAGCAGGCCTGAAGACGGCCATCATGGAGAATCTGACCATCCAGATGGAGGAGGGGAGGAAACACCCTTTTCTCTCGCTGACATTACACAGGC GGAAGAGGATGCTGAGGAGTATGCTGCTTTAAAAAAGGATCCTAAAG GCGCAAAATCCAACTTAAACAAACACCCTTTCATGCTACAGCGATGGCGGCAGTTCTGGTTCGCTCCAGTTACTTCTTTCCTGGGCAATGTGCTGATGTACTTCCTATTCCTCTTCCTTTTTGCCTATGTGCTTTTGGTCGAGTTCAAGCCTCCACCTCCAGAAGGCCCCGCCCACATTGAATATCTTTTGTATTTCTGGGTATTTACTCTCGTCTGTGAAGAGTTTCGACAG tctttttttgtagGCAATACAGGTTTGTGTCAGAGTATGAGCCTCTATATCCAGGACATGTGGAACAAGTTTGACCTCACTGCTATCATGCTGTTTTGTGTGGGGCTTGTCTGCAG gatgTTCCCTTGGTCTTATGAGTTTGGCCGTTCAGTGCTGTGTGTAGATTACATGGTCTTCACTCTCAGACTGATTCATATATTTGCCATCAACAAACAGCTGGGGCCAAAAATCATCATTGTTGGGAAAATG GTGAAAGATGTGTTCTTCTTTTTGTTCTTCCTTGGAGTTTGGCTAATGGCCTATGGAGTGGCAAATCAGGCCCTGTTGTACTCCTATGACCCTCGGCCTTACTGGGTCTTTCGCCGAGTCTTTTACAGGCCGTACCTGCATATCTATGGGCAGATTCCACTGGATGAAATAGATG CTTACAGAAGAGGAGATAAACCATGCACAAACAATGTGACTCTTATCCATGAGGGAGCAGAACCCTGTCCACAGTCAGAAGCTAACTGGCTGGTCCTCATCTTGCTCTCTGTATATCTCCTGGTCACCAATGTCCTTTTGCTGAATTTGCTTATTGCGATGTTCAG CTACACATTTAGTAAGGTCCAGGAGCACAGCGACGTGCATTGGAAGTTCCAACGGTACAACCTGATAGTGGAGTATCATTCCCGACCCTGCTTGGCACCACCCTTCATCATCTTCTCCCACCTGCACCTCTTCATCAAGAGGTCCATTCGCAAAGTGCCCTCCACCAAGATCAAACACTTCA TGTTGGAGCTCCGGGGCAGGAAGGCCAGTAGGCTTAACACATGGGAGGCCGTGCAGAAGGAGATCCTGCTCTCAACTCAAAGCAAGAAAGTGCGGGACAGTGACACAGAGCGTCTCAAACGCACTTCTGCCAA ggtggacAACGTACTGAAGCAGATGGCAGAGATTCGAGAACACGACCGCAGGTTGAGAATGCTGGAGTCTGAG ATGGAGTTTTGCTCTAGCTCCCTCCAGTGGATAATGGAAGGACTAGTTCAGAGTAACCTGATCAAACCGactcgtcctcctcctcttctgaGAG ACATGGTCCCGACCACCCCCTCCTCACCAACCTGA